One part of the Microbacterium aurugineum genome encodes these proteins:
- a CDS encoding GH1 family beta-glucosidase: protein MTRSFPENFLFGAATAAYQIEGAAFEDGRTASIWDAFARVPGAVIGAENGDVACDHYHRYPQDVALMKELGLQTYRFSTSWSRVRPDGGAVNPAGVDFYERLIDELLGADILPWLTLYHWDMPQALQEGGGWTNRDTVDRFLDYAGTMHDALGDRVNVWTTLNEPWCSSFLSYTAGEHAPGHTSVAEGLLAAHHLLLAHGSTVQELRGRDASLNLGITLNHTVADPADPQNPADVDAARRVDGQFNRWFLDPIYRGSYPADIVEDIRAVDAEAVARFEASVHDGDLETIAQRIDTQGVNYYHGDFVSGTAPAEGPVSAEPDTDRVRRSPYPSSEGIHAVERGLPRTAQNWEVQPEGLTRVLQRIWTEYAEPAGTVLSMTENGAAYDDVVVVEGDEKRVHDADRTEFLRLHLGAVLDAAEAGVDVRGYFYWSLFDNFEWAWGYDKRFGIVRVDYDTQERTLKDSGREYARIIAARAL from the coding sequence ATGACCCGCTCCTTCCCCGAGAACTTCCTCTTCGGTGCCGCGACGGCGGCGTACCAGATCGAGGGGGCCGCGTTCGAGGACGGGCGCACCGCGTCGATCTGGGATGCGTTCGCCCGTGTGCCCGGTGCCGTGATCGGCGCGGAGAACGGCGACGTGGCCTGCGACCACTACCACCGCTACCCGCAGGACGTCGCGCTCATGAAGGAGCTCGGCCTGCAGACGTACCGGTTCTCGACGTCGTGGTCGCGGGTGCGGCCGGACGGCGGTGCGGTGAACCCCGCCGGGGTCGACTTCTACGAACGACTGATCGACGAACTCCTCGGCGCCGACATCCTGCCCTGGTTGACGCTGTACCACTGGGACATGCCGCAGGCGCTGCAGGAGGGCGGGGGATGGACGAACCGTGACACGGTCGATCGGTTCCTCGACTACGCGGGAACGATGCACGATGCGCTGGGCGACCGGGTGAACGTGTGGACGACGCTGAACGAGCCGTGGTGCTCGTCGTTCCTCTCCTACACGGCGGGCGAGCACGCGCCGGGTCACACCAGCGTCGCGGAGGGGTTGCTCGCCGCGCACCATCTGCTGCTCGCACACGGCAGCACCGTGCAGGAGCTGCGCGGTCGCGATGCGTCGCTCAACCTCGGCATCACGCTGAACCACACGGTCGCCGATCCTGCCGATCCGCAGAACCCGGCCGACGTCGATGCCGCCCGCCGGGTGGACGGGCAGTTCAACCGCTGGTTCCTCGATCCGATCTACCGCGGCAGCTATCCGGCCGACATCGTCGAGGACATCCGTGCGGTCGATGCCGAGGCGGTCGCGCGGTTCGAGGCGTCCGTCCACGACGGTGACCTCGAGACCATCGCGCAGCGCATCGACACCCAGGGCGTGAACTACTACCACGGCGACTTCGTGTCCGGCACGGCACCGGCCGAGGGGCCGGTCTCCGCGGAGCCGGACACCGATCGCGTCCGGCGCAGCCCGTATCCGTCCAGCGAGGGCATCCACGCGGTCGAGCGGGGTCTGCCGCGCACCGCGCAGAACTGGGAGGTGCAGCCCGAGGGCCTCACCCGCGTGCTGCAGCGGATCTGGACCGAATACGCCGAGCCTGCGGGCACCGTGCTCTCCATGACCGAGAACGGCGCGGCCTATGACGACGTCGTGGTGGTCGAGGGCGACGAGAAGCGTGTGCACGATGCCGACCGCACCGAATTCCTGCGTCTGCACCTCGGCGCGGTGCTCGATGCGGCGGAAGCGGGTGTCGACGTGCGCGGCTACTTCTACTGGTCGCTCTTCGACAACTTCGAGTGGGCGTGGGGCTACGACAAGCGCTTCGGCATCGTCCGTGTCGACTACGACACCCAGGAGCGCACGCTCAAGGACTCCGGTCGCGAGTACGCCCGGATCATCGCCGCTCGCGCTCTGTAG
- a CDS encoding carbohydrate ABC transporter permease — MTATQALSVPEKIRRRQARTGGNAGIGSRPGFLTYGLLAAFIIGSVYPLWWSVVVASGTNATRGETLPLIPGGNFLTNAAQVFDAIPFWLALGNSFLISGIITLSVVTFSTLAGYAFAKLRFKGRDGLMIFVIATMAIPTQLGIIPLFMLMRELGWTGTIGAVIVPTLVTAFGVFFMRQYLVDVIPDELIEAARMDGANQFRTFLTVGLPAARPAMAILGLFTFMTAWTDYLWPLIVLSPQNPTLQTALSQLQSGYYIDYSIVLAGAVLATLPLLVLFVVAGRQLVSGIMAGAVKG, encoded by the coding sequence ATGACCGCCACGCAGGCTCTCAGCGTGCCGGAGAAGATCCGGCGTCGTCAGGCCCGGACCGGGGGCAACGCCGGCATCGGCAGCCGACCCGGTTTCCTCACCTACGGACTCCTGGCCGCGTTCATCATCGGCAGCGTGTATCCGCTGTGGTGGTCGGTGGTGGTCGCCAGCGGCACGAACGCCACTCGAGGTGAGACGCTACCGTTGATCCCCGGTGGGAACTTCCTCACCAACGCGGCTCAGGTGTTCGATGCGATCCCGTTCTGGCTCGCGCTCGGCAACTCGTTCCTGATCTCGGGCATCATCACGCTCTCGGTCGTCACGTTCTCGACGCTCGCCGGGTACGCCTTCGCGAAACTGCGCTTCAAGGGTCGCGACGGGCTGATGATCTTCGTGATCGCGACCATGGCGATCCCGACGCAGCTCGGCATCATCCCGCTGTTCATGCTGATGCGCGAACTCGGCTGGACCGGGACGATCGGCGCGGTGATCGTGCCGACCCTGGTCACCGCGTTCGGTGTCTTCTTCATGCGCCAGTATCTGGTCGACGTGATCCCGGACGAGCTGATCGAGGCCGCGCGGATGGACGGGGCGAACCAGTTCCGGACCTTCCTGACCGTGGGCCTCCCGGCGGCGCGACCGGCCATGGCGATCCTCGGACTCTTCACCTTCATGACCGCGTGGACCGACTACCTGTGGCCGTTGATCGTGCTCTCCCCTCAGAACCCGACCCTTCAGACGGCCCTCAGCCAGCTGCAGTCGGGGTACTACATCGACTACTCGATCGTGCTCGCCGGCGCGGTGCTCGCGACCCTTCCGCTGCTCGTGCTCTTCGTGGTCGCGGGTCGCCAGCTGGTCAGTGGCATCATGGCGGGCGCGGTGAAAGGATGA
- a CDS encoding carbohydrate ABC transporter permease, translating into MTLTAPPAEHRETTPPAKDAVSKRSWRHRVSRFDQNASPYFYISPFFLLFGLVGLFPLLYTVWVAVHDWDLLKGEGDFVGFGNFVEILGDAMFWNSIGNTLSIFLLSAIPQLAVALVIAYLLDRGLRAPTFWRMSVLIPFVVTPVAVAIIFSSIFNEADGLANNLLNLVGIADQEWKHNTALSHIAIAVMVNFRWTGYNALILLAAMQAVPRDLYESAALDGAGAARRFFSITIPTIRPTLIFVIITATIGGLQIFAEPRLFDVSTAGGIGGSDRQFQTTVLFLWELAFFRRNLGEASAVAILLFLLIVAIGVINFLISRRISTGDAPKNRAARRRARTSTEEGTR; encoded by the coding sequence ATGACTCTCACCGCCCCGCCCGCGGAGCACCGCGAGACGACACCTCCGGCGAAGGATGCCGTGTCGAAGCGCTCCTGGCGTCATCGCGTCTCGCGGTTCGACCAGAACGCATCGCCCTACTTCTACATCTCGCCGTTCTTCCTGCTGTTCGGGCTGGTCGGCCTGTTCCCCCTGCTCTACACCGTGTGGGTCGCCGTGCACGACTGGGACCTGCTCAAGGGGGAGGGGGACTTCGTCGGATTCGGCAACTTCGTCGAGATCCTCGGCGACGCGATGTTCTGGAACTCGATCGGCAACACCCTGAGCATCTTCCTGCTCTCGGCCATCCCGCAGCTCGCCGTCGCCCTCGTGATCGCGTACCTCCTCGACCGCGGACTCCGTGCCCCGACGTTCTGGCGGATGAGTGTGCTCATCCCGTTCGTGGTCACGCCGGTCGCGGTCGCCATCATCTTCTCGAGCATCTTCAACGAGGCCGACGGTCTGGCCAACAACCTGCTCAATCTCGTCGGGATCGCCGATCAGGAGTGGAAGCACAACACGGCCCTGTCGCACATCGCGATCGCGGTCATGGTGAACTTCCGCTGGACCGGCTACAACGCCCTCATCCTGCTCGCGGCGATGCAGGCCGTGCCGCGCGACCTGTACGAGTCCGCCGCCCTCGACGGCGCCGGTGCCGCACGGCGGTTCTTCTCGATCACGATCCCCACGATCCGTCCGACGCTGATCTTCGTGATCATCACCGCGACGATCGGCGGCCTGCAGATCTTCGCCGAGCCCCGCCTGTTCGATGTCTCGACGGCCGGCGGCATCGGCGGCAGCGATCGGCAGTTCCAGACCACGGTCCTGTTCCTGTGGGAACTCGCCTTCTTCCGCCGCAACCTCGGCGAGGCCTCGGCGGTCGCCATCCTGCTCTTCCTGTTGATCGTGGCCATCGGCGTCATCAACTTCCTGATCTCCCGGCGCATCTCCACCGGTGACGCCCCGAAGAATCGCGCGGCCCGTCGCCGTGCGCGCACGAGCACCGAGGAGGGGACCCGATGA
- a CDS encoding LamB/YcsF family protein, with protein MTSIDLNSDLGENVADRIVSDDASMLRLVTSANVSCGFHAGSPEGIRQTLAAAVQGGVVIGAHPGYRDYENFGRTKVDIDSATLQAHVEYQLGALMGVASAVGGRVAYVKPHGALYNTIARDERQSKDVVAAIRAIDPSLVLLGLSGGVVLDVAERAGLAVAAEAFADRAYQPDGQLVSRTEEGAVLHDPAAVAERMVRLAADGVIRAIDGTDVPVAAQSICVHGDSPGSVAMAAETKRMLQDAGITIAPFTGA; from the coding sequence ATGACCTCGATCGACCTGAACTCGGATCTCGGCGAGAACGTCGCCGACCGGATCGTCAGCGACGACGCGAGCATGCTCCGCCTCGTCACGAGTGCGAACGTGTCGTGCGGCTTCCACGCCGGCAGTCCGGAGGGCATCCGGCAGACGCTCGCGGCCGCGGTCCAGGGCGGGGTCGTGATCGGCGCGCACCCCGGCTACCGCGACTACGAGAACTTCGGACGCACGAAGGTCGACATCGACTCGGCCACGCTCCAGGCGCACGTCGAGTATCAGCTCGGCGCACTGATGGGGGTCGCCTCCGCGGTCGGCGGACGGGTCGCCTACGTCAAGCCGCACGGTGCGCTGTACAACACGATCGCGCGGGACGAGCGTCAGTCGAAGGACGTCGTGGCCGCGATCCGTGCGATCGACCCGAGCCTGGTGCTGCTCGGCCTGTCCGGAGGCGTCGTGCTCGACGTCGCCGAGCGGGCAGGGCTCGCCGTTGCAGCGGAGGCGTTCGCCGACCGCGCCTATCAGCCGGACGGGCAGCTGGTGTCGCGCACCGAGGAGGGGGCCGTGCTGCACGACCCGGCCGCGGTCGCCGAGCGCATGGTGCGCCTGGCCGCCGACGGTGTGATCCGGGCGATCGACGGCACCGATGTGCCCGTGGCCGCGCAGTCGATCTGCGTGCACGGCGACAGCCCCGGCTCGGTGGCGATGGCCGCCGAGACGAAGCGGATGCTGCAGGACGCCGGCATCACGATCGCCCCGTTCACGGGCGCCTGA
- a CDS encoding adenine phosphoribosyltransferase translates to MPDATLSPALVRAEALIRNVPDYPQPGIIFRDITPLLADAEALRVTTEAIIEPFAGQFDVIAGIEARGFILASAAAIAAGVGLIPIRKAGKLPRPAASVDYALEYGTATIEMHDDLPAGSRVLLIDDVLATGGTLAAGRELVEQLGSHVIGISVLFEIDGLGGREAIGDLHTVFHSAE, encoded by the coding sequence GTGCCCGATGCCACGCTCTCCCCTGCCCTCGTCCGCGCCGAAGCCCTGATCCGCAACGTTCCGGACTACCCGCAGCCGGGGATCATCTTCCGCGACATCACGCCGCTCCTCGCCGACGCCGAGGCCCTCCGTGTGACGACCGAGGCGATCATCGAGCCCTTCGCCGGGCAGTTCGACGTGATCGCGGGCATCGAGGCTCGTGGATTCATCCTGGCCAGCGCCGCGGCGATCGCGGCCGGTGTGGGACTCATCCCGATCCGCAAGGCCGGAAAGCTGCCGCGCCCCGCTGCCTCCGTGGACTACGCCCTCGAGTACGGCACCGCCACGATCGAGATGCACGACGATCTGCCCGCCGGATCCCGCGTACTGCTGATCGACGACGTGCTCGCCACCGGCGGTACCCTCGCCGCGGGACGGGAACTCGTCGAACAGCTCGGCAGCCACGTCATCGGCATCTCGGTGCTGTTCGAGATCGATGGCCTCGGCGGCCGCGAGGCCATCGGCGACCTGCACACGGTCTTCCACTCCGCGGAGTAG
- a CDS encoding NRAMP family divalent metal transporter has translation MSEQSTASLSPEDEVRLAAVKKRAGRSAVLGAIFLMATSAIGPGFITQTATFTATMGAAFAFAILVSILVDIAVQLNVWRMITSSGKRAGELANSAIPFSGHVIAVLVVIGGLAFNIGNIAGGGLGMNALLGIDPKLGGALTAALAIIIFLIKKAGRVMDVVLIVLGLGMIVMTLIVAFIAQPPLGEALSQTFLPDELNFATITTIVGGTVGGYITYSGAHRYLDSGHTGPERAGPVMRAAANGILVTGIMRYVLFLAILGVVASGVTLDLSSQAANPAGQAFGAVLGDAGLRIFGAIFWAAAISSVIGAAYTSATFLSTFTKKLRGGWPLQLATVAFIVVSLAVYLSIGTAPAAILVFVGGFNGLILPIGLTVFMYIGWFRRDLLGSKKYPMWLLIAGTLVTLLTWYMGIVSVGPIFAFLGIGA, from the coding sequence ATGTCCGAGCAGTCCACCGCGTCCCTCTCCCCGGAAGACGAAGTCCGCCTGGCCGCCGTCAAGAAGCGCGCCGGCCGCAGCGCCGTCCTCGGTGCGATCTTCCTCATGGCCACCAGTGCCATCGGCCCCGGCTTCATCACCCAGACGGCGACGTTCACCGCGACGATGGGGGCGGCGTTCGCCTTCGCCATCCTCGTCTCGATCCTGGTCGACATCGCCGTGCAGCTGAACGTGTGGCGCATGATCACCTCGTCGGGCAAGCGCGCCGGCGAACTCGCCAACAGCGCCATCCCCTTCTCCGGACACGTGATCGCCGTCCTCGTCGTGATCGGCGGACTCGCGTTCAACATCGGCAACATCGCCGGTGGCGGGCTCGGCATGAACGCGCTCCTCGGCATCGATCCGAAGCTCGGAGGCGCACTCACCGCAGCGCTGGCGATCATCATCTTCCTGATCAAGAAGGCGGGGCGGGTGATGGATGTCGTCCTGATCGTGCTCGGCCTCGGCATGATCGTGATGACCCTGATCGTGGCTTTCATCGCGCAGCCGCCGCTGGGCGAAGCGCTCTCCCAGACCTTCCTCCCGGACGAGCTGAACTTCGCCACCATCACCACGATCGTCGGTGGAACGGTCGGCGGCTACATCACCTACTCCGGTGCACACCGCTACCTCGACTCCGGGCATACCGGACCCGAGCGCGCCGGTCCGGTGATGCGCGCCGCCGCCAACGGCATCCTCGTCACGGGCATCATGCGCTACGTCCTGTTCCTCGCGATCCTCGGCGTCGTGGCCTCCGGCGTCACTCTCGACCTGTCGAGTCAGGCCGCGAACCCCGCGGGGCAGGCGTTCGGCGCGGTGCTCGGCGACGCCGGACTGCGCATCTTCGGCGCGATCTTCTGGGCCGCCGCGATCAGCTCGGTCATCGGTGCGGCGTACACGTCGGCCACGTTCCTCTCCACCTTCACGAAGAAGCTCAGGGGCGGCTGGCCCTTGCAGCTCGCGACCGTCGCGTTCATCGTGGTGTCGCTGGCGGTGTACCTGTCGATCGGCACGGCACCCGCGGCGATCCTCGTCTTCGTGGGCGGTTTCAACGGTCTGATCCTGCCGATCGGCCTCACGGTGTTCATGTACATCGGCTGGTTCCGTCGCGATCTGCTCGGCTCGAAGAAGTACCCGATGTGGCTGCTGATCGCCGGTACGCTCGTGACGCTGCTGACCTGGTACATGGGGATCGTCTCGGTCGGCCCCATCTTCGCCTTCCTCGGAATCGGAGCGTGA
- the purQ gene encoding phosphoribosylformylglycinamidine synthase subunit PurQ, with protein MTVRIGVITFPGSLDDRDAQRAVRIAGAEPVALWHGSHDLEGVDALVLPGGFSYGDYLRAGAIAALSPIMSEVKDAAAQGMPVLGICNGFQMLVEAHLLPGGLIRNNHQHFVRRDQKLTVENSDTAWTNAFRAGQEIVIPLKNADGGYIADEQTLDRIEGEGLVAFRYAGVNPNGSLRDIAGLTNEAGNVVGLMPHPEHATEAGFGPDTSAAMRSGVDGLDFFTSAIAAVARVAA; from the coding sequence GTGACCGTCCGCATCGGCGTCATCACCTTCCCCGGGTCGCTCGATGACCGCGACGCCCAGCGCGCGGTGCGCATCGCCGGCGCCGAACCCGTCGCCCTGTGGCACGGTTCGCACGACCTCGAGGGCGTCGACGCCCTCGTCCTCCCCGGCGGCTTCAGCTACGGCGACTACCTGCGCGCGGGCGCCATCGCCGCGCTCTCGCCGATCATGTCCGAGGTGAAGGATGCCGCTGCCCAGGGCATGCCCGTGCTCGGCATCTGCAACGGGTTCCAGATGCTCGTCGAAGCGCACCTGCTTCCCGGCGGTCTGATCCGCAACAACCACCAGCACTTCGTGCGCCGTGACCAGAAGCTCACGGTCGAGAACTCCGACACCGCCTGGACGAACGCGTTCCGCGCCGGCCAGGAGATCGTGATCCCGCTCAAGAACGCCGACGGCGGCTACATCGCCGACGAGCAGACGCTCGACCGCATCGAGGGCGAGGGGCTCGTCGCCTTCCGCTATGCCGGGGTCAACCCGAACGGTTCCCTGCGCGACATCGCCGGCCTCACGAACGAGGCGGGCAACGTGGTCGGCCTCATGCCGCACCCCGAGCACGCGACCGAGGCGGGCTTCGGCCCCGACACCTCCGCCGCCATGCGCAGCGGTGTCGACGGACTCGACTTCTTCACGAGCGCCATCGCCGCGGTCGCCCGCGTCGCCGCGTAG
- the purS gene encoding phosphoribosylformylglycinamidine synthase subunit PurS, whose translation MPTIVVDVMPKPELLDPQGKAVSGAFARLGVEGFSDVRIGKRFELTVEGEVTEEVLAEARRIADEVLSNSVIEDVVGIEVAE comes from the coding sequence ATGCCCACCATCGTCGTCGACGTCATGCCCAAGCCCGAACTGCTCGACCCGCAGGGGAAGGCCGTCTCCGGCGCCTTCGCCCGCCTCGGTGTGGAGGGCTTCTCCGACGTCCGCATCGGCAAGCGCTTCGAGCTCACCGTCGAGGGCGAGGTCACCGAAGAGGTCCTCGCCGAAGCCCGGCGCATCGCCGACGAGGTGCTCTCCAACTCCGTGATCGAGGACGTCGTCGGCATCGAGGTCGCCGAGTGA
- a CDS encoding GntR family transcriptional regulator, translating to MNQQGMLPDVLRQRIIDGDFAPGSRLSESALAEQFDVSRNTLREAFRALAEQGLLEHIPHRGVSVASPSIADVIDIYRARRVIECSALLQSEPEHPAVQRMKVAVESAEAARAEAADDPRAWRRVGSANMAFHVALVDLADSPRLARTYRDLAAELRLVFLKIDDPRSLHEPFVRKNRAVLDAFLARGPQAGATELERYLVQSERVVLGAFARMRLQ from the coding sequence ATGAACCAGCAGGGCATGCTCCCCGATGTGCTCCGTCAGCGCATCATCGACGGCGACTTCGCTCCGGGATCGCGGCTGTCCGAGTCGGCCCTCGCCGAGCAGTTCGACGTCTCACGCAACACCCTCCGCGAAGCCTTCCGCGCTCTCGCTGAACAGGGGCTGCTGGAGCACATCCCGCACCGTGGCGTCTCCGTCGCCTCCCCGTCGATCGCCGACGTCATCGACATCTATCGGGCCCGTCGCGTGATCGAATGCTCCGCGCTGCTGCAGTCGGAACCCGAGCACCCGGCCGTCCAGCGGATGAAGGTCGCGGTCGAGTCCGCGGAAGCGGCCCGGGCCGAGGCGGCGGACGACCCTCGGGCCTGGCGCCGGGTCGGCAGCGCCAACATGGCCTTCCACGTCGCACTGGTCGATCTCGCCGACAGCCCCCGACTGGCCCGCACGTATCGCGATCTGGCGGCCGAGCTCCGCCTGGTCTTCCTCAAGATCGACGACCCGCGTTCGCTGCACGAACCCTTCGTCCGCAAGAACCGCGCCGTGCTCGACGCGTTCCTCGCGCGCGGCCCGCAGGCCGGAGCCACCGAGCTCGAGCGCTACCTCGTGCAGTCGGAACGCGTGGTGCTCGGCGCCTTCGCCCGCATGCGCCTGCAGTGA
- a CDS encoding TetR/AcrR family transcriptional regulator, with product MAQGLVNYHFGGKDQLIAAVIDRWFETVLGFARVEGTPDEMLAAVIDGALGATGYATPLERAVLAMQQQPSTHRLFAESEVRHEVRVTAAEDAMRELFRARGAEDPELEEIMFRSTLEGVFVKFAVFGDTYPLEDARRWVYRRYGLPAPAAPLVPPVRLRDGERRPRATGALESGPHPPGGTA from the coding sequence GTGGCCCAGGGGCTCGTCAACTATCACTTCGGCGGCAAGGACCAGCTCATCGCGGCCGTCATCGATCGCTGGTTCGAGACCGTGCTCGGCTTCGCCCGGGTCGAAGGCACGCCGGACGAGATGCTCGCTGCCGTGATCGACGGGGCGCTCGGGGCGACGGGCTACGCGACACCGCTGGAGCGGGCGGTGCTCGCGATGCAGCAGCAGCCGTCGACGCACCGGCTGTTCGCCGAGTCGGAGGTCCGACACGAGGTACGCGTGACGGCAGCGGAGGATGCCATGCGTGAGCTGTTCCGCGCGCGGGGCGCCGAGGATCCGGAGCTCGAGGAGATCATGTTCCGCAGCACCCTCGAAGGCGTCTTCGTGAAGTTCGCGGTGTTCGGTGACACGTATCCACTCGAAGACGCGCGACGCTGGGTCTACCGCCGATATGGACTGCCCGCACCCGCCGCGCCCCTTGTCCCGCCCGTGCGACTGCGGGACGGCGAACGGCGTCCGCGAGCGACCGGAGCGCTCGAGTCGGGTCCGCACCCGCCCGGGGGCACCGCCTGA
- a CDS encoding ABC transporter substrate-binding protein, translating into MNTRARHRILAIAAVASVSALALAGCSGSSGDTSEGSADEEVTLTVTTFGTFGYEDLYKEYEEAHPNVKIEATNIDTGGNARTDAFTKIAAGSGLSDIVAIEEGWLGAIMDVSDTFVDLRDYGIEDRKDDWVDWKYGQATDAGGRVIGYGTDIGPSGICYNGAAFEAAGLPSDRESVAELLNGDWENYFAVGADYTAKTGKAWYDHSGFVWNAMVNQLDEGYYTADGELNVEGNDELKKRFEELGAATEGGQSAAQTAWDWNGGKSFVDGTFATFVCPGWMLGVVQGQVEAGGGDASTGWDFADVFPGGAANWGGAFLSIPESSEHKEAAAELADWLTQPDQQVKQSAAAGNFPSTIKAQETLAADATPNAFFNDAPTGAILAERAKGVVAQFKGADDSVIQENVFGPALSSLDRGETDTQGAWDQAMGLLNDLVG; encoded by the coding sequence GTGAACACACGTGCCCGCCACCGGATCCTCGCGATCGCAGCTGTGGCATCCGTCTCCGCCCTGGCCCTGGCCGGCTGCTCCGGCAGCTCGGGCGACACCTCGGAGGGAAGCGCCGACGAGGAGGTCACCCTGACCGTCACCACGTTCGGCACCTTCGGTTACGAAGACCTCTACAAGGAGTACGAGGAGGCGCACCCGAACGTCAAGATCGAGGCGACCAACATCGACACGGGTGGCAACGCCCGCACCGATGCCTTCACGAAGATCGCCGCCGGTTCCGGCCTCAGCGACATCGTCGCGATCGAGGAAGGCTGGCTCGGCGCGATCATGGACGTGTCCGACACCTTCGTCGACCTGCGCGACTACGGCATCGAGGACCGCAAGGACGACTGGGTCGACTGGAAGTACGGTCAGGCGACCGACGCCGGCGGCCGTGTGATCGGCTACGGCACGGACATCGGCCCCAGCGGCATCTGCTACAACGGCGCTGCGTTCGAAGCTGCAGGCCTCCCGAGCGACCGCGAGTCGGTCGCCGAGCTCCTGAACGGCGACTGGGAGAACTACTTCGCGGTCGGCGCGGACTACACCGCCAAGACCGGCAAGGCCTGGTATGACCACTCCGGCTTCGTGTGGAACGCCATGGTCAACCAGCTCGACGAGGGCTACTACACGGCCGACGGCGAGCTGAACGTCGAGGGCAACGACGAGCTCAAGAAGCGTTTCGAGGAACTCGGCGCAGCCACCGAGGGCGGTCAGTCCGCCGCGCAGACGGCCTGGGACTGGAACGGCGGCAAGTCGTTCGTCGACGGCACCTTCGCGACCTTCGTGTGCCCGGGCTGGATGCTCGGCGTCGTGCAGGGTCAGGTCGAAGCCGGCGGCGGAGACGCGTCGACCGGGTGGGACTTCGCCGACGTGTTCCCCGGCGGCGCGGCCAACTGGGGTGGGGCGTTCCTCTCGATCCCGGAGTCCTCGGAGCACAAGGAGGCGGCGGCCGAGCTCGCCGACTGGCTGACGCAGCCCGACCAGCAGGTGAAGCAGTCCGCAGCCGCGGGCAACTTCCCGTCCACGATCAAGGCGCAGGAGACGCTCGCGGCGGACGCGACGCCGAACGCCTTCTTCAACGACGCTCCGACCGGGGCGATCCTCGCCGAGCGTGCCAAGGGCGTGGTCGCGCAGTTCAAGGGCGCGGATGACTCCGTCATCCAGGAGAACGTCTTCGGTCCGGCTCTCAGCAGCCTCGACCGCGGCGAGACCGACACGCAGGGTGCCTGGGATCAGGCGATGGGTCTGCTGAACGACCTCGTCGGCTGA
- a CDS encoding LacI family DNA-binding transcriptional regulator, which translates to MSPRATIEEVASTAGVSRSTVSRVVNGSTSVSPEALAAVRAAIDELNYVPNRAARSLASRQTHAIALIIPEDTTRFFGDPFFAAIVAGITGALGSSDYLLNLLIASDDPGDKMTSFVRNGGVDGALIVSHHTSDAFVDRIADAVPVVFGGRPVRRHEGDYVVDVDNVTGARNATQRLIDIGRTRIATISGPLTMVASVDRVQGFREALKDAGLSPYAEEEGDYSETSGADAARRLLAGGRPDAIFVASDLMARGALTALRASGLRVPEDIALVGFDDSSVAVSTDPQLTTMRQPMYAQGEAMARVLLSRLAGEDPPTTTILSTELVVRASA; encoded by the coding sequence ATGTCGCCCCGAGCGACCATCGAAGAGGTGGCATCCACCGCCGGAGTATCCCGGTCCACCGTGTCGCGGGTGGTGAACGGATCGACGTCCGTGAGCCCGGAGGCCCTGGCCGCCGTGCGGGCCGCGATCGACGAGCTGAACTACGTGCCCAACCGTGCGGCACGCTCGCTGGCGTCGAGGCAGACGCACGCGATCGCCCTGATCATCCCCGAGGACACGACCCGCTTCTTCGGCGACCCGTTCTTCGCAGCGATCGTCGCCGGCATCACGGGGGCGCTCGGCAGCTCGGACTACCTGCTCAACCTGCTGATCGCGAGCGACGATCCCGGTGACAAGATGACCAGTTTCGTGCGCAACGGCGGAGTCGACGGCGCGCTGATCGTCTCGCATCACACGAGCGACGCCTTCGTCGATCGGATCGCGGATGCCGTCCCCGTCGTCTTCGGCGGTCGGCCGGTGCGACGACATGAGGGCGACTACGTGGTCGACGTCGACAACGTCACCGGAGCGCGCAACGCCACCCAGCGCCTGATCGACATCGGCCGTACGCGCATCGCGACGATCTCCGGGCCGCTGACGATGGTCGCGTCGGTCGACCGCGTGCAGGGTTTCCGCGAGGCGCTGAAGGATGCCGGTCTCTCCCCGTACGCGGAGGAGGAGGGGGACTACAGCGAGACGAGCGGGGCGGACGCCGCTCGACGCCTTCTCGCGGGCGGGCGCCCCGACGCCATCTTCGTCGCGAGCGACCTGATGGCCCGTGGTGCCTTGACGGCGTTGCGTGCGTCGGGCCTGCGGGTTCCGGAGGACATCGCCCTGGTGGGCTTCGACGATTCGTCGGTCGCCGTCAGCACGGATCCGCAGCTGACCACGATGCGTCAGCCGATGTACGCGCAGGGCGAGGCCATGGCCCGGGTCCTGCTGTCGCGTCTCGCGGGCGAGGACCCGCCCACCACGACGATCCTGTCCACCGAACTCGTGGTGCGCGCCTCGGCCTGA